The following are encoded in a window of Echeneis naucrates chromosome 19, fEcheNa1.1, whole genome shotgun sequence genomic DNA:
- the LOC115060349 gene encoding guanine nucleotide-binding protein subunit alpha-13-like isoform X1, whose product MADFLPTRSVLKVCLPVCLLNSGEVEQLRKSKEIDRCISREKPYVKRLVKILLLGAGESGKSTFLKQMRIIHGQDFDQQAREEFKGTIYSNVIKGIRVLVDAREKLHIPWGDSGNQQHGDSLMAFNTRSALLANGQLETSIFLQYLPAIKAVWADSGIQNAFDRRREFQLGESVKYFLDNLDKLGDLNYLPSQQDILLARKPTKGIHEYDFEIKNVPFKMVDVGGQRSERRRWFECFDSVTSILFLVSSSEYDQVLMEDRQTNRLRESLNIFETIVNNRVFINVSIILFLNKTDLLEEKVKSVPIKDYFPDYTGPEHSLPDIQAFMVECFRAKRRDATQKPLYYHFTTAINTENIRLVFRDVKDTILHDNLKQLMLQ is encoded by the exons ATGGCGGATTTCCTGCCGACCAGGTCCGTGCTAAAAGTTTGCCTGCCCGTCTGCCTGCTCAACAGCGGCGAGGTCGAGCAGCTGCGAAAGTCCAAGGAGATCGACAGATGCATCTCCCGGGAGAAGCCGTACGTGAAACGGCTGGTGAAGATCCTGCTGCTCGGCGCCGGCGAGAGCGGCAAGTCGACTTTCCTGAAGCAAATGCGGATCATCCACGGCCAGGACTTCGACCAGCAAGCCCGAGAGGAGTTCAAGGGGACGATCTACAGCAACGTTATCAAag GTATACGTGTATTGGTGGACGCACGGGAGAAGCTGCACATCCCGTGGGGCGACTCGGGCAACCAGCAGCATGGAGACAGTCTGATGGCGTTCAACACCCGGTCCGCGTTGTTGGCTAACGGGCAGCTGGAGACATCCATCTTTTTGCAGTATCTTCCTGCCATCAAAGCTGTGTGGGCGGACTCGGGTATACAAAATGCCTTCGATCGTCGCAGGGAATTTCAGCTG GGTGAGTCAGTGAAGTATTTCTTGGATAATCTGGATAAGCTTGGCGACCTG AATTATCTTCCCAGTCAACAGGACATCCTCCTGGCCCGAAAACCCACCAAAGGCATCCACGAGTATGACTTTGAAATCAAGAACGTTCCTTTCAAGATGGTGGACGTGGGCGGGCAGCGGTCAGAGCGAAGACGCTGGTTTGAGTGTTTCGACTCTGTCACTTCCATTCTCTTCCTTGTCTCGTCCTCTGAATACGATCAG GTGCTGATGGAGGACAGGCAAACTAATCGACTACGTGAATCGCTCAACATCTTCGAGACCATCGTCAACAACCGCGTCTTCATCAACGTTTCGatcatcctcttcctcaacAAGACAGACCTactggaggagaaagtgaagaGCGTTCCAATAAAGGACTACTTTCCTGACTACACCGGACCGGAGCACAGCCTGCCGGACATCCAGGCCTTCATGGTGGAGTGCTTCCGGGCCAAGAGACGTGACGCCACCCAGAAACCCCTGTACTACCACTTCACCACAGCCATCAACACGGAGAACATCAGGCTGGTGTTCCGGGACGTCAAGGACACCATCCTCCATGACAATCTCAAACAGCTCATGCTCCAATGA
- the LOC115060349 gene encoding guanine nucleotide-binding protein subunit alpha-13-like isoform X2: MADFLPTRSVLKVCLPVCLLNSGEVEQLRKSKEIDRCISREKPYVKRLVKILLLGAGESGKSTFLKQMRIIHGQDFDQQAREEFKGTIYSNVIKGIRVLVDAREKLHIPWGDSGNQQHGDSLMAFNTRSALLANGQLETSIFLQYLPAIKAVWADSGIQNAFDRRREFQLNYLPSQQDILLARKPTKGIHEYDFEIKNVPFKMVDVGGQRSERRRWFECFDSVTSILFLVSSSEYDQVLMEDRQTNRLRESLNIFETIVNNRVFINVSIILFLNKTDLLEEKVKSVPIKDYFPDYTGPEHSLPDIQAFMVECFRAKRRDATQKPLYYHFTTAINTENIRLVFRDVKDTILHDNLKQLMLQ, from the exons ATGGCGGATTTCCTGCCGACCAGGTCCGTGCTAAAAGTTTGCCTGCCCGTCTGCCTGCTCAACAGCGGCGAGGTCGAGCAGCTGCGAAAGTCCAAGGAGATCGACAGATGCATCTCCCGGGAGAAGCCGTACGTGAAACGGCTGGTGAAGATCCTGCTGCTCGGCGCCGGCGAGAGCGGCAAGTCGACTTTCCTGAAGCAAATGCGGATCATCCACGGCCAGGACTTCGACCAGCAAGCCCGAGAGGAGTTCAAGGGGACGATCTACAGCAACGTTATCAAag GTATACGTGTATTGGTGGACGCACGGGAGAAGCTGCACATCCCGTGGGGCGACTCGGGCAACCAGCAGCATGGAGACAGTCTGATGGCGTTCAACACCCGGTCCGCGTTGTTGGCTAACGGGCAGCTGGAGACATCCATCTTTTTGCAGTATCTTCCTGCCATCAAAGCTGTGTGGGCGGACTCGGGTATACAAAATGCCTTCGATCGTCGCAGGGAATTTCAGCTG AATTATCTTCCCAGTCAACAGGACATCCTCCTGGCCCGAAAACCCACCAAAGGCATCCACGAGTATGACTTTGAAATCAAGAACGTTCCTTTCAAGATGGTGGACGTGGGCGGGCAGCGGTCAGAGCGAAGACGCTGGTTTGAGTGTTTCGACTCTGTCACTTCCATTCTCTTCCTTGTCTCGTCCTCTGAATACGATCAG GTGCTGATGGAGGACAGGCAAACTAATCGACTACGTGAATCGCTCAACATCTTCGAGACCATCGTCAACAACCGCGTCTTCATCAACGTTTCGatcatcctcttcctcaacAAGACAGACCTactggaggagaaagtgaagaGCGTTCCAATAAAGGACTACTTTCCTGACTACACCGGACCGGAGCACAGCCTGCCGGACATCCAGGCCTTCATGGTGGAGTGCTTCCGGGCCAAGAGACGTGACGCCACCCAGAAACCCCTGTACTACCACTTCACCACAGCCATCAACACGGAGAACATCAGGCTGGTGTTCCGGGACGTCAAGGACACCATCCTCCATGACAATCTCAAACAGCTCATGCTCCAATGA